The Sagittula sp. P11 genome window below encodes:
- a CDS encoding LuxR family transcriptional regulator: MTPDLRDKLIELTNVDRVEVLWAEHCNLMDAYGFDRLIYGFTRFLTPNSMGDPNDFVILSNHLPAYRKGFVEGGLYRDAPMVRWALENEGHCSWRVLAEQITTGALSEKAQRVVAFNVAHKVQAGYTISFKSVSSRAKGAISLTARAEMTQDDADAVWAEHGPDIILLNNLVHLKILTLPVPLHNQTLTPRQREALEWVGDGKTMQDIAQIMGLTQATIEKHLRLARETLNVETTAQAVAKAAFHNQMYIIEA; encoded by the coding sequence GTGACGCCGGACTTACGAGACAAGCTGATCGAACTAACCAATGTCGACCGTGTCGAAGTCCTCTGGGCGGAACACTGCAACCTGATGGACGCCTACGGGTTCGACCGTCTGATCTACGGGTTCACCCGGTTCCTGACGCCGAACTCGATGGGCGATCCGAACGATTTCGTCATTCTGAGCAACCACTTGCCGGCCTATCGCAAGGGTTTTGTCGAAGGCGGTCTGTACCGCGATGCACCCATGGTCCGCTGGGCGCTGGAGAACGAAGGCCATTGTTCCTGGCGCGTCCTGGCCGAGCAGATCACCACCGGTGCGCTCTCGGAAAAGGCGCAGAGGGTCGTGGCGTTCAACGTCGCGCACAAGGTTCAGGCCGGCTACACGATCAGCTTCAAATCCGTGTCGAGCCGCGCCAAGGGCGCGATTTCCCTGACGGCGCGGGCCGAGATGACGCAGGACGACGCGGATGCCGTCTGGGCGGAACACGGCCCGGACATCATCCTCTTGAACAACCTCGTGCATCTCAAGATCCTCACCCTGCCCGTTCCTTTGCATAATCAGACACTTACCCCGCGCCAGCGCGAGGCCCTGGAATGGGTCGGTGACGGCAAGACCATGCAGGACATCGCGCAGATCATGGGCCTGACGCAGGCAACGATCGAAAAGCACCTGCGCCTGGCACGCGAGACCCTGAACGTGGAAACCACCGCACAGGCGGTCGCAAAAGCAGCGTTTCACAACCAGATGTACATAATAGAGGCGTGA